The Dokdonia donghaensis DSW-1 DNA window ATCAGTATTTGGGGTAAACTTATGCTTTCGCGAAAGCGAAATTCTAATTATTTACAATAATACAGTTTAATTATCTATATATCTAACTCACTATTGATTAAATATCTACATATACATACATTTACGTTATAAATAACAAGTATTTACACAAACTAATCTATTCAAACACTTAGCGCCTTATGAAATTTAAACCCGCAAACGAGATTCAAGATTTACAGTATTTTGGAGAATTTGGAGGAGTAAACCCTTCTATTTCAGACAGCTCAACCTACACTTTTCTATCGGCAAAAACAATGTTTGACACCTTTGAAGGTAATGCAGATGGATGTTATTTATATTCAAGGCACAGCACGCCCTCTAACCTTTACCTAGGTGCAGCACTAGCTGCAATGGAAGGAACAGAAACGGCAAATGTTGCTGCAAGCGGGATGGGAGCTATCACTCCTACGCTATTACAGCTATGCCAGGCTGGTGATCACGTAGTATCAAGCCGTACCATTTATGGAGGAACCTATGCCTTCTTAAAAAACTTTGCTCCTAGACTAAGCATCACGACGAGCTTTGTAGACATTACAAATCTGGAAGCAGTAGAAGCTGCTATTACAAAAGACACAAAGGTGCTCTACTGTGAGTCTGTGAGCAACCCACTACTCGAGATTGCAGATATTGAAGGGCTCTCTGCCATTGCAAAAAGACATCACCTTAAGCTAGTGGTTGATAATACATTCTCACCACTGTCTATATCTCCTGTAAACCACGGTGCAGATGTGGTGATACATAGTCTTACTAAGTTTATAAACGGCTCTTCAGACACGGTAGGTGGCGTGGTGTGTGGTACACAAGAGTTTATAGATGAGTTACGTAATGTAAATGATGGAGCAAGTATGCTACTAGGCCCTACTATGGATAGTCTGAGAGCAGCCTCTGTGCTTAAGAACTTACGCACTCTACACATACGTATGATGCAACATAGTCACAATGCTATGTATCTCGCAGAGCGTTTTGAAAATCTAGGGTTAAGAACGGTATATCCAGGACTCCCTTCTCACCCTAGTCACGAGGTTTTTAATAGACATATGAATGAAAAGTACGGGTACGGCGGTATGCTTACGGTAGATGTAGGATCACTAGAAAAGGCAAATGCGCTTATGGAGTTAATGCAAGAAAGAAACCTTGGTTACCTAGCCGTAAGTTTAGGGTTTTATAAAACACTCTTTAGCGCGCCAGGAACCTCTACTTCATCAGAAATTCCAGAAGATGAGCAAGCAGCTATGGGACTTACAGATGGTCTTATAAGGTTCTCA harbors:
- a CDS encoding aminotransferase class I/II-fold pyridoxal phosphate-dependent enzyme; this translates as MKFKPANEIQDLQYFGEFGGVNPSISDSSTYTFLSAKTMFDTFEGNADGCYLYSRHSTPSNLYLGAALAAMEGTETANVAASGMGAITPTLLQLCQAGDHVVSSRTIYGGTYAFLKNFAPRLSITTSFVDITNLEAVEAAITKDTKVLYCESVSNPLLEIADIEGLSAIAKRHHLKLVVDNTFSPLSISPVNHGADVVIHSLTKFINGSSDTVGGVVCGTQEFIDELRNVNDGASMLLGPTMDSLRAASVLKNLRTLHIRMMQHSHNAMYLAERFENLGLRTVYPGLPSHPSHEVFNRHMNEKYGYGGMLTVDVGSLEKANALMELMQERNLGYLAVSLGFYKTLFSAPGTSTSSEIPEDEQAAMGLTDGLIRFSIGLDADIERTYEMMKSCMEEIGVLVPKMA